The stretch of DNA GAACATGAACTTTTAAAATCATTTTGTCCTCCACGTTGCGCCTCGGGTTCTTCAAAAtccccttcctcgcctgtCACCATCGCCATGAAGCACGAACAGACAAACAAAACAGTCTGCGCTATCTGCGCACCAAACACGCTCTCCGGGGGGCCATCCCACAGTCCAGTTTGAGGACACTGATCTGGCACAGGATATCCAGAGAATGTTCAGGTCTCCATGATCCTACGTTCCCAGAATAGTTCACGCACACGCCCCGGGCGTAGTGTCTGCGCTagaaggcagctgcagatAAAACCATGTTTAAATCTTTTTTGTCGAGACCCGCGCCAGGGGGCTCACGCCGTCTTGGTAAGCACCTCCGCATGAAGGTAGATGGATAGAAATAACCATGTGACCACTTTGGCCCCCTTGGGCTTCGCGTCATCATTTGCTTTCTGATTCTAGACGTGAAAAAGTGAGGAATTCAAGCACTGTGACTCGGACTCTCGCGCTCTAGTACGCGCGCTTCGTTCCCAGAAAACAGCAAGACCCCACGAGTTCCTTCCGGGCACTTTCTGAGCCCGGCGTGCGGAGCGAGTTGCCGCAGACAGCTAGCTCTGTCCTCGAGCTGAAGCCTCATCGTCCCTCGGGTGGCAGGCACCCGGATACCGAGGACCGATCTCGCCACCTGGTTCCACGTTTCAAATTGCACCGGCCTCGGAATCCGACTCGTCAGTCTCAGCAGTACTGGGCGCTGAGGAGTCTCCATCGGCGTCGGCTAGCACGAGGGAAGGCGGCTCGCGCAGGACCTCGGCTTCGATGTCTTTGAGCACGTCTTTGCGAAGGGCAAcgactcgcggcggcgtgcggatCTCGCCAACTTCTGTGCCGTTTCGCAGCTGCATGTATAGTCGGTACTTTTGCCGCAGGCGATCGAGCTTAAGGGGCGTCGGCACCACAAAGGTCGTCGGCTCAGGCTGCGGGAACGGCTTCTTGAaggccttcgcctgctgccgAGTAAGCGCCGCGGGCTTTCCAGCCGGCACAAGGCCCGCGACCTGCTCGTCGCCCGTGTGGAAGTGCGTCGCGGTGTAAGTCGCCGCGTCGGGACCCCGTTCGGCGCCGGGCACCCACCGGCGTCGTCGCACCCAAAtcgtcggcggaggcggcactGAAAAAACACGCAACGACCCCGTTCTTCTACGTCATAAATGCACGCGAtccacgcgcagccgcacccAGGGCCCAACGACATGTCGAAACTTCTCCAGGTGTGTGCGCCGAGCCCGGCGCGCGATCacgggagaggagagaactCAGCCTGACTCCGCAGGAACAcgggagacgcgggcgcgtcaaggagaggctcgccgcagaagaTGGACCCTAAGCGCACCCCCCGAAGGCTGAGCTTCCAGTTGAAGCTCGAGACACATACACGTGAAtggggagaggaaggaaaacaGCTGGAGGAAAGACACACATATAAGACTAcgtgcgtgcgtgtgcgctCTTCAgcgtatatgcatattcAGGTGGCGGCCAGTCTGCAGTCTCGTCGTACCTGCGGAGGGCAGCTCTGACTCGCATATGGCGTCGATGATCTCCTCGTTCGGAATCACACGCGTCTCTACCGCCCGCTCGTCGAGGCGAATGTAGCGACTCCAGTCTCGCATTTCGTATCTTTCCAGTTTCTTCTCGTTTCCTCGTTCCGAGGGGCCCACGTGGAAGTCCATATCGTTAGGTACGTAtccgcctcgcaggccgtCTACCCACCTGAACATGCAGCAGAAATGGCGCAGACCGCACAGAGCTGCGATGAATGGCTCGGAAAGGCTGGCCGCAGGgatccgcccccccccttcaGTTCTCCATAACGAGAGACGGATTCGAGACTATGCATGTCTAGTGAGAACTATTCCTACTTCGAGAGATGCAGGTCCGCTCCATCTACACACACGCCTCTGCGTTCCACGAAGTTGCAGTTGGAGGCTCCGCTCTCCATTCGCAGACGGGCAGTGATGAGTGTTTACGAAGACCCGCGATTTTTTGCCTTTGGCATAGCGTGCGAAAGTAGGACTGCTAGTAACCCACGTCGCGGCTGAGAGAATCGACCTTCAGAATTCGACGGATGCCCCAGGCGTCAAGCCCCCGGGCACTGATCACACTGCGCACGACGCAAAAGCTGTGGGCGCTAACTACTGTTGATCTGCATGGCGAAGGAGCGCAGATAAAAGTGCACCGGGGCAGGAGAGAGCTGGGAAGCtccggagggcgcgcagagTGAAACACCAGACGGAAAGGGGAGCGAACCCGAGGTTCTCGAGGGGCTCGGGAGCACTGGACTGACTCGTTGTAAGGCGTTGAGCGGCGCTTGGGAGCCACTGAAGGCGTCCTCGTGTGTGCCACCTCCTGCGTGTCGACCACcagctcgccgctgccttgGGCGAGAAGTCTCTGGCGAGACCGGTCCTTGAAGGGGCCCCGGTACTGGGGAGTCCGACCCTCCACTTCCCACCGCTTCCATCCTTgttgcttcttcttttccacGGCCTGCTTACGGAGACAGAAACAGGCGCACAGGGGCGCCACAAGGTGACTTTCCGGTCCCCCTGATCGAAGCGACTCACCGACTTTGCccacgcgacgcgcggcgccgccgaatGCAAAGTCCCTTGGAGACACCACTCTACAAATGAACACGATCGGGACAGAGATTTGTAAACAGAGATGAAGAGATGAGGGAGTTTCTGGCTAACGCAGCAGAAGACACGCGTATCGCGCACATAGCTTCCAGTTTCACAAAACAAGGAGGCGCTCCGCACTGGCATGACTCGACGAGGTTGAAGCGCTAGACCCTCGAGCCCAGCCCCTTCGTCACTGATGTTCATCGGTGTTTGGCTCCAACACGCTTCCCTGGACAGTCCTACCTCTTCGTCCGAAGCGCTGTAGTTGTCCGCCTCAGTCTTCAGCCACTGCTTAATATCCGCCGCGAATATATAGTTGAAAGGCTGGTCGAGAGTGTTGAAGAGAGAATCAACGCGATTCTGGGTGCTGGGTGAGCCGTCGACGGCGTCGTCAAATTCCCCTGAACGGCCTTTGGCTGCCCCGAGCTTGCCTTGAGCGACGCCCACTGCGCACTTTTTGGCGTCAGCTTTGGCCTCGGACTGAATTTCCACCACGGCCtgttgcgtttttttctccttcgcgaCGAATTTGTGTATGTTGGGCTGAAACGTGCATTCTCGGATCGCCTCCACTAGCTTGGGGTATTCGCGGTCTTCTGTGAGCTGGCTGCAGAAGCGCTCGAGGATGACCAAGGGATCgttcggcgcccgcgtgcggcgaGGGCAATTCTGAAGGTACTTTGGAGGAGGATTCACAGCTGGATGGAAGGTACAGAATTCGCCTTCGGGCATTTCGTCGAGCGCCTCCTTCAAGTGGCGCAGTTGCTGCTTCTTTCGAAGGTAGTGGGCGATTTGCTCGTCGAACCGGTTCTCCACTCTTCTCAAGCCTACAGACGGAAAGTTCATCTCGTCCTCTGCCatccgcgccagcgccgccgctgtggaGCTcatgccgcggcgcgcggccccAGGCCTGTCGTCGCCTTCACTCGCCAGTCCCCCCGACGCTcagcttctcgctcgcgctcgcgggccttTCTCCGCTTCGCATCCAGCTTCCGCGAGTACTCGAGGATGTAAGGCTTGAAGAatttcttcgcctcctcggggTTGACTTTCTCCACGAGTTTGCGGCACTCGCACATGAGGCGGTCCCGGAAGAGGTCGATGTCGGAGTTGCCAAACTCGTGCGCGAGGATGTCcagcgcgacggcctcgAACTTTTTGCGAGGAACAAAAAGCGAAGGtgtcgcggaggcgtccACGCCGAGTCGCTGGTCGACGTTGAGCATCACGACTTGGTTGTGCTGTCGAGCGAGTCGCTTGctcgcgcgagcggcctcggcgttctccttctcgagtttcgcggcctcgctctccgcgtcgggaGCCAGGTCGACGCA from Besnoitia besnoiti strain Bb-Ger1 chromosome V, whole genome shotgun sequence encodes:
- a CDS encoding hypothetical protein (encoded by transcript BESB_061630) codes for the protein MNFPSVGLRRVENRFDEQIAHYLRKKQQLRHLKEALDEMPEGEFCTFHPAVNPPPKYLQNCPRRTRAPNDPLVILERFCSQLTEDREYPKLVEAIRECTFQPNIHKFVAKEKKTQQAVVEIQSEAKADAKKCAVGVAQGKLGAAKGRSGEFDDAVDGSPSTQNRVDSLFNTLDQPFNYIFAADIKQWLKTEADNYSASDEEAVEKKKQQGWKRWEVEGRTPQYRGPFKDRSRQRLLAQGSGELVVDTQEVAHTRTPSVAPKRRSTPYNEWVDGLRGGYVPNDMDFHVGPSERGNEKKLERYEMRDWSRYIRLDERAVETRVIPNEEIIDAICESELPSAVPPPPTIWVRRRRWVPGAERGPDAATYTATHFHTGDEQVAGLVPAGKPAALTRQQAKAFKKPFPQPEPTTFVVPTPLKLDRLRQKYRLYMQLRNGTEVGEIRTPPRVVALRKDVLKDIEAEVLREPPSLVLADADGDSSAPSTAETDESDSEAGAI